The genomic interval TTGTTGCATGATTAGGTTACAATTAGTGTCACGTGTTGCAAGACTAAGAAGATGGTCGAAGAAGAAGATTATGATTACCTCTTGTTCCGTGGATCCGTACCTTGGTAGAAAGAACGCCAAAGAAGAAATCACGTGCAAAGAAGAGCAACACCAGAGAAGAAATTACGTGCAAAGAAGAGTCATGCGTCGATGTGTGCCTTGGAACCGTGAGAATAGATTTAATGGTCATTTAGGGTCCAtgtctcttatttttttaatataattaaaaaaaatgagccTTTCATTGGGCTGGGTCATGAGACGGTTACCTCTCTGACCTTATGAAAGTTACGGCTCTGTTGATAAATATTTTGTATAGAATAAGTGAGATTGAAATATAtggatatataatttaaaaaaaaaattaattaagaaaaaacatGTGAGCAGCGCCTTGTTCTTTGCCAATTTCAAATCTCCATCCATataaataacaacttaaagaTCGTGAAGTTAATATTAGCTTTTAGCTTGAATGAATTATTTATCTTAATTTAACTTCACTATTTATCTTAATTTCTTCAAGACATAGAATTGCTTAGTTTTTACTAAATAATGGAGCAAGTTGATGTAGGTGATAATTTCTTATTCGGATTGAACTAAGTGACTTTTAACCTATTAAGTTGAAATTTATTcaaatatttataattgattattaGGTAAAACTGTAACAGCTCAGccttagaaaaaaatatatcatttaattttttttcggaGGTCTGAAATAATTTTAGTCTTTTGATTATCTTTTATTTAAGAGTATTTTCATCTTTTATATAGTTAAGGTTTAAGCctgtttaaatatatatatttagttgatttttttagttttttttatcaataagaATTTGACCTTCTttgttttttctaaaattttagatGTCCATTCCCTTGTATACTTTTAAATCAACGTATTTTTAatattcatattaaataaatGTAGTCAATAATTTATGTTGCGTTACTAAATCGCTTAGTTTATTATGATCCTACAAGTCATTCGAGTTGGTATGTGATAGAATGCTTGACACATGAGATCGCGGGGTCGAAACTCAGGGTAGTCAGGGCGTAAATccccggtccctgtgcaactcaccccacctacCACATGCTAGctcaggatgctgtgatttacctccctcgtgatgatcTTGAGTCGGGTACAACGAAAATGTTAGGAGCGAACGATTTCACCTTTTACCACATTATGAACCAATCTCAATCATATAATCTCTCCGCTATCCTTATgatgcctctttttttttttttccaataacAACGAAGACAAACGACGTCACAACAACAACGGTATAGTCCCAAGATGATTCATTAtacactaaaaagttattattttaGTGTTTAATGATTTGATTAATAAATACAATTATcgtttaaatataatttaatgtTGAGTGTGTTATTGAAGAAAGGGTAGTGCAATACGCATGGTTCATGATATGCACCAAAATGGAATTATTCTAACATTTTAATTCATTAATAGTTCGATAACCACTATGCAAAATATCATAAAACATTTGAAAATGTAATAGGCCAACAAGTAGTAAAGCCGCCAACAAGTAGTAAAGCCCAATTGTTCAACACTATGTATTATAATCAGCCCGGCCCGATTAACATTTCCGGACTCCCCGTACGCACATAAAGGAGCGTGCGGTCGAAACAAATATCGCTGCCGAGGAGAGCGCGCGAGAGAGATGGGGACGAGAGGCAAGGCGATTCCGCCGACCGCCGCGATGCTGCTATGCTCAGTCTTGATCCTAATCGAATGGTCGCAATCCGCCGCAGCGCTGTGGCTGAGCCTGCCGCCGCATGCGATGAAATGCGTGTCGGAGGAAATCCACGCCGGCGTCGTCGCCTTGGCGGACTACGCCATCGTCCACGAGGGCGATCCGCAGATGGCGCCCTCCGTCACCGTCAAGGTGCTTCCCTCTCGGCTCCCTTTTGATCATCGCCCCTTATTTGTGGGAAATCTTTGATTTTGATGCCTCTAAACTCGTAGCCAATTTGTTCGTCGCTCAGTCGTTTTTAGGGTATTATCTTGATGGAACACGAATTAGTCGCTCATAGCGAGACAGGACGGCATAGGGTTTGCTTCATACTATCAACTGGTTGAGATTTTAGATTGTCTTACATTTAGGTTTCTCACAGTTTTATGACACACATATAAGATAATGAGTGCGTGATTATGGAACTCGATTAACTATCTACACAACTTGGATCACATTTTCTACCTCTTTCCCAGAATATGGTCAAGATTCATTTTAGGTAATCATGTGAAAGTTTAATCTGTTAGGAAATGGCAATCACATATTATCATTTAACAATTAATACAATATGACTAAACACTCAATTTTGATGTGCATTTTCGTAATTGGACAGAGTGTTGGATGCGAGTACATTGAGGGTAGATGAAGAGTCCAACTATCTCTATCTGATAAGAATTGCAGCTGGTGATTTGGATGTTGAAATTTCTTTCTTATATGATAAGAATCACGACATTGCTTTTCATGGAAGAACACTGTATTACACCTATCTGCATTGTTCTATCCTAATCAGAAAAATAAGGAGGCTCAAATTAGTCACACTTCCTGACATGAAACTGGCAGAGTGAATTACAAGTTTGAGATCAAGCCTTGGTTCCTCAGAAACAGAGTTTGCTAACTTACTCTTGCTAGTTGCTATGCTATCCATTTTTCTTGTTTTCCTACATTACTTCTGAATTAATAGCTATGTTTGATAGTTATCCATTTGTAACTATTTCTTACTTTTGATTCATTGGCTACTGATTAGTAAATTGAATATGGGATTCAATGGTGGAATTTCCCTACAAGTTCTTTTAGTGGCATTACCATGTAATTCTTATAATTCAGCCTTCAGTTACTCATGGAAAGATTGTTTGCAGTTGCTCATTGGGCAAGTCTTCACAGATTAATAGAAACTGAACAAAACTGCTTCTCCATGTATCGCAGTTGCAAATGTTGTGGACTTCACCATTCTAGTATATGAACATTTGAAGCCTCAATTACCTGCAAATCAGATAATCATCGATATCAACAGATTTGCCTTTTTTTCATTTCAGGTAACTTCCCCGAACGGAGATATACTTCATCACAAGGAAAATGTTACAGCAGGTCACTTTGGCTTCACTGCCGATGACCCGGGCAACTATCCGGCATGTTTCTGGCTTGATCCTCATCACAGTGGAAGAACTGGAGCAAGCGTTAGCATCAACTGGAAAATCGGCATTGCAGCAAAGGACTGGGGAAACATTGCTAAGATAGAAAAAATTGAGGTCTGAGTTAACCGATAAACTGCTACTACGAACTGTCCTGTAGAAAAACTTCATTTTGAATAGTTCCACTTATTTTCCCCAGGGTGTTGAGCTTGAGCTGAGGAAGCTAGAGGAAGCCGTGGAGGTGATTCATGAAAATTTGTTGTATCTCAGAAAGAGGTAAACT from Zingiber officinale cultivar Zhangliang chromosome 6B, Zo_v1.1, whole genome shotgun sequence carries:
- the LOC121990396 gene encoding transmembrane emp24 domain-containing protein p24delta3-like, producing MGTRGKAIPPTAAMLLCSVLILIEWSQSAAALWLSLPPHAMKCVSEEIHAGVVALADYAIVHEGDPQMAPSVTVKVTSPNGDILHHKENVTAGHFGFTADDPGNYPACFWLDPHHSGRTGASVSINWKIGIAAKDWGNIAKIEKIEGVELELRKLEEAVEVIHENLLYLRKREASMRDLSEKTNNRVATFSILSLGVCIVVSTLQLWHLKGFFLKKKLI